One stretch of Aquimarina sp. Aq107 DNA includes these proteins:
- the gcvH gene encoding glycine cleavage system protein GcvH → MNIPSELKYTKDHEWIKIDGDIATVGITDFAQGELGDIVYVEVETVGEELEQEEVFGTVEAVKTVSDLFLPLTGEITEFNETLESDPELVNNDPYGDGWMVKIKIADASQIDDLLSADGYKELIGA, encoded by the coding sequence ATGAATATTCCTTCAGAATTAAAATATACAAAAGATCACGAATGGATCAAGATTGATGGAGATATAGCTACAGTAGGAATTACTGATTTTGCGCAAGGTGAATTAGGTGATATCGTTTATGTAGAAGTTGAGACAGTTGGTGAAGAGCTGGAACAAGAAGAAGTTTTTGGAACAGTAGAAGCTGTTAAAACAGTTTCAGACTTATTTCTACCATTAACAGGAGAAATCACAGAATTCAATGAGACTTTAGAGAGCGATCCTGAATTGGTTAATAATGATCCATATGGTGATGGTTGGATGGTAAAAATTAAAATCGCAGACGCATCTCAAATAGATGATCTTTTATCTGCTGATGGGTACAAAGAGCTTATCGGTGCGTAG
- the ruvA gene encoding Holliday junction branch migration protein RuvA, whose translation MITQIKGRLVEKNPTDVVIDCNGVGYLLHVSLHTFSLIPDQEVLQLYTHLQVKEDSHTLFGFAEKSEREIFRLLISVSGIGASTARTMLSSLHPDQIKDAIASNDVATIQSIKGIGAKTAQRVIIDLKDKILKVYNIDELSVSQNNTNKDEALSALETLGFNRKQSEKVVDKILKVSPDETVENIIKQALKNL comes from the coding sequence ATGATTACACAAATCAAGGGGCGACTTGTAGAAAAAAATCCAACAGACGTAGTAATAGATTGTAATGGTGTCGGATATCTTTTACATGTTTCGTTACATACATTCTCATTAATTCCAGATCAGGAAGTTTTACAATTATATACACATTTACAGGTAAAAGAGGATTCCCATACATTGTTTGGTTTTGCAGAAAAATCAGAACGTGAGATTTTTAGACTTTTGATTTCTGTTTCCGGAATTGGGGCAAGTACCGCAAGAACTATGCTTTCTTCTTTACATCCGGATCAGATAAAAGATGCTATAGCATCTAATGATGTAGCGACTATACAATCTATAAAAGGAATTGGAGCGAAAACAGCCCAACGTGTAATTATTGATCTAAAAGATAAAATTCTTAAAGTTTATAATATTGATGAACTTTCTGTATCCCAAAACAATACTAATAAAGATGAAGCGTTATCTGCATTAGAAACCCTTGGATTTAATAGAAAACAATCAGAAAAAGTTGTTGATAAAATTCTTAAGGTTAGCCCCGACGAAACAGTTGAAAATATTATTAAACAAGCACTAAAAAATTTATAA
- the sprA gene encoding cell surface protein SprA, whose amino-acid sequence MKRLVCLIVLYGGVLFGQENETVRDSTSTTFSLGEISLPDPNSIVAKYEYDPITNRYIYREMLGSFNVRYPLFLTPEEFEALVEQEQRRDYFKEKISAFSGKTDGSEEKRKNLLPIFYVNSNFFESIFGGNEIEIIPQGSVEMDLGILYTKQDNPAFSPRNRSNFTFDFDQRISLSLLGKVGKRLQITANYDTESTFDFQNQIKLEYTPTEDDIIRSIEIGNVTMPINNSLIQGSQSLFGAKLGLQFGRTSVTAVYSEQRSETRSVNVQGGGTVEDFEIFALEYDDNRHYFLSHYFRDTYDEALTNYPFINNNIQITRIEVWLTNRATSAQTLTDARNIVAIQDLGESPDAGNFTIPVSLFNQPAGSFPDNGNNDLDPSAIGPGGPITDAIRQIPTVQQGFTGAITGFNEGFDYAVLENARQLNQSEYTLNTQLGYISLNQKLNNDEVLAVAFQYTVGGEVFQVGEFANDGVDATIGDDSGTGIEAGSSNSLVVKMLKSPITNVDLPIWDLMMKNIYSTGAFRLNAEDFRLNIVYTNPSPVNYITQAEGSTTVLPDDVADTRLLSVFNMDRLNPNNDPVQGADGSGDGFFDYVPGLTIDPENGRVIFTTVEPFGQHLFNKLDNDGITNPADYTNPLNYNENQSKYVFRELYTETKVIADQQAAENKYFQLKGRYKSSGQDGIPLGAFNVPQGSVTVTAGGRTLQEGVDYTVNYQLGRVNILDEALLASNTPIQVSTENNAVFGQQTKRFTGVNIEHKFSDNFIIGGTYLNLNERPITQKSSYDFEPINNTLLGFNLNYSTEVPFLTRMVNKLPNIDTDVPSNVSVRAEGAYLIAGAPKGADFGGKVTTYIDDFEGAQTQIDVSSALSWELSSVPIGFDSRSSDAVLDGIESGFRRADLSWYTVDPIFYTNDKPSGISDEDEEFNPARRVFLDEIFPDTDRPPGQTLSLFPLDLHYRPSERGPYNYNDLAAADNVLPNPEDNFAGITRQLTSTNFEQSNVEFIEFWLMDPFFDPGGGGAPLTNATGGTIVFNLGNISEDVLKDGRKQYENGLPADGTDTDTSPTDFGKVPINQSLIYAFDSEGQARVNQDAGYDGLSDTEEVASFPSFDPNDPANDNYRYFLQAEGGIVQRYNDYNGTQGNSPTSVSNEDRGNTTFPTAEDVNRDNTMNTIDSYFEYEIPIFPGMDVGTDGGTGYVTDIREGNRTILNGQNHGYRWLRFKVPIYEPTNARNISDFRSIRFMRMVVTGFDEPVILRFATLDLVRGDYRRYVQLGNVTNDPTSGLNIFGDNEVLVTSVSEEETPNYVTPPGVRREELINNNTTIREDERSLALTVNDLQTNDSRGVYKNFNVDMRQYENLELFLHAENLPGQSSLTNDELVAFVRMGNDFTNNFYQIELPLQVSDLSSRVPDEVWPEANRLNLPLEFLQEVKATVIGDGSLNSTNLNFFDGPNNLRVGIKGNPNFGDIQVMMVGVKNASNTNESGSVWFNEMRLSDLKNRGGWAAVGSMDANIADFATVSASGRISTIGFGGIEQGPNERSIEDVKQYDLTTNVNLGQLLPKKWGLQVPFNYSRGEELITPQYDPEFLDLELQDRLDNETNPEEKERIRRQSVNYTKRQSFNVIGLRKDRTGDSKPMPYDVENLAFSGTYNQTDHHDFEIENSLDQSVRLGGTYDFSFQPKEVEPFKKIKFLGRSKYFDLIKDFNFNLLPTSISVNSNITRQFNEQVFRDITLGPNDLRLPALTQRNFLFDWQYGINYNLTKSLNFSFNSANNRIVKNFIDDDGVVDDSIGVWSGLFDVGDPNFHSQQLQVNYEIPFNKIPLLKFLRTTYSYSADFQWTKGSEALKNLDGIPDLGNTIQNANIHTVNGSLDMGTLYKYVGLTKKKPGRKRAKKKKQSKEADGKDAAKPALADSKKRTKKKSSKLTIGDKVLNTAIGLVTAVKKVNVNYQQDNGIFLPGYIREPGFVGTLKPTVGFTFGSQAEIRDLAARNGWLTLYQDFNQQYREVEGRQLNIQASVDLLKDLKIDISANRNYSETYTENYRVNLDVEDNFDGNINLDNPYSSLTGNTFGNYTVSTLLIGTAFKKSDEFNSETFDKFRENRLIIARRLALERGIDPGTGNNFPVGLGPTNQAVLLPAFLAAYTGADPQNVQKGAFRDVPLPNWDIKYTGLMNLKWFKKRFKRFSMAHGYRANYTINQFQTNLEFNPNNPDELDQGDNFKNPELYANVNLTEQFSPLIRLDMEMKNSIKILAEWKKDRALSLSFDNNLLTEIQGNEYIIGLGYRVQDLTFVTKIAGKKTTLKSDLNFRADLSLRQNETIIRYLDIDNTQVTAGQDIYGIKFTTDYALSKNLTALLFYDHTFSKYSISTAFPQTTIRGGFTLRYNFGN is encoded by the coding sequence TTGAAAAGACTAGTTTGTTTAATCGTACTATATGGGGGAGTACTTTTTGGTCAAGAGAATGAAACGGTACGAGACTCCACAAGTACTACATTTTCTTTAGGAGAAATTTCTTTACCAGATCCTAATAGTATAGTTGCCAAGTATGAGTATGATCCAATAACAAATCGCTATATATATCGTGAAATGTTAGGGTCGTTTAATGTTAGGTATCCTTTATTTCTTACTCCAGAAGAATTTGAAGCTCTAGTTGAACAAGAACAAAGAAGAGATTATTTTAAAGAAAAAATAAGCGCTTTTAGTGGAAAAACAGACGGAAGCGAAGAGAAACGTAAAAACCTTCTCCCAATTTTTTATGTAAACTCAAACTTTTTTGAGTCGATTTTTGGTGGAAATGAAATTGAAATAATACCTCAAGGATCTGTGGAAATGGATTTGGGTATTTTATATACAAAACAGGATAATCCGGCATTTTCTCCAAGAAACAGAAGTAATTTCACCTTTGATTTTGATCAAAGAATCAGTCTTAGTTTGTTAGGTAAGGTTGGGAAAAGATTGCAGATTACTGCAAATTACGATACAGAATCAACCTTTGATTTCCAAAATCAAATAAAGCTAGAATATACTCCTACGGAAGATGATATTATAAGAAGTATCGAAATTGGTAATGTTACAATGCCAATTAATAACTCATTAATTCAAGGGTCTCAGAGTCTTTTTGGAGCAAAACTTGGATTGCAGTTTGGTAGAACTAGTGTTACTGCTGTATATTCCGAACAAAGATCAGAAACAAGATCTGTAAATGTTCAAGGTGGAGGAACTGTGGAAGATTTTGAAATTTTTGCTTTAGAATATGATGATAATAGGCATTACTTTTTATCTCATTATTTTAGAGATACTTATGATGAAGCTTTAACTAACTATCCTTTTATAAATAATAATATTCAGATTACTAGGATAGAAGTTTGGTTAACGAATAGGGCTACTAGTGCACAAACGCTAACCGATGCAAGAAATATTGTTGCAATTCAGGACTTAGGAGAATCTCCAGATGCAGGTAATTTTACAATACCAGTTTCTTTGTTTAATCAGCCAGCAGGATCTTTTCCTGATAATGGAAATAATGATTTAGATCCTTCTGCAATAGGCCCTGGAGGACCAATTACGGATGCGATTCGTCAAATACCAACTGTACAGCAAGGGTTTACAGGTGCGATCACAGGATTTAATGAAGGGTTTGATTATGCGGTTTTGGAGAATGCTAGGCAATTAAATCAAAGTGAGTATACGTTAAATACGCAGTTGGGGTATATATCCTTAAATCAAAAATTAAATAATGACGAAGTTCTGGCGGTTGCATTTCAATATACTGTTGGAGGAGAAGTATTTCAAGTAGGAGAATTCGCCAATGATGGAGTGGATGCTACTATTGGAGATGATTCAGGTACAGGTATCGAAGCAGGTTCTAGTAATAGTTTGGTAGTAAAAATGCTAAAAAGTCCTATTACCAATGTAGATCTTCCTATTTGGGATCTGATGATGAAAAACATCTATAGCACGGGAGCGTTTAGATTGAATGCGGAAGATTTTAGGTTAAATATAGTGTACACTAATCCGTCTCCAGTTAATTATATTACACAGGCAGAAGGATCGACAACAGTACTTCCAGATGATGTTGCAGATACCAGGCTATTGAGTGTTTTTAATATGGATAGGTTAAATCCTAATAATGACCCTGTACAAGGAGCTGATGGATCGGGAGATGGTTTTTTTGATTATGTTCCCGGACTAACGATTGATCCGGAAAACGGAAGAGTAATTTTTACTACTGTAGAACCTTTTGGACAACATCTTTTTAATAAGTTAGACAACGATGGAATTACTAATCCTGCTGATTATACTAATCCATTGAATTATAATGAAAATCAGAGTAAATATGTATTTCGGGAACTGTATACCGAGACAAAAGTAATAGCAGATCAGCAAGCTGCAGAAAATAAATATTTTCAATTAAAAGGTAGATATAAATCCTCTGGACAAGATGGAATACCTTTAGGAGCATTTAATGTTCCACAGGGATCTGTAACAGTTACTGCTGGAGGAAGAACGTTGCAAGAAGGAGTTGATTATACTGTAAACTACCAATTAGGTAGGGTTAATATATTAGACGAGGCCTTATTGGCTTCTAATACTCCAATTCAGGTTTCTACAGAGAATAATGCAGTGTTTGGACAACAAACTAAGCGTTTTACAGGAGTTAATATAGAGCATAAGTTCAGTGATAACTTTATTATAGGTGGAACTTATTTGAATCTTAATGAAAGACCTATTACTCAGAAATCTAGTTACGATTTTGAACCTATAAATAATACCTTATTAGGTTTTAATCTTAATTATTCTACTGAAGTTCCATTTCTGACTAGAATGGTTAATAAATTACCTAATATTGATACAGATGTTCCTTCCAATGTTTCTGTTAGAGCAGAAGGTGCGTATTTGATAGCAGGGGCTCCAAAAGGTGCGGATTTTGGTGGAAAAGTAACCACATATATAGATGATTTTGAAGGAGCGCAGACACAAATTGATGTGAGCTCTGCTCTGTCTTGGGAACTTTCTAGTGTACCAATTGGGTTTGATTCTAGAAGTAGTGATGCAGTTCTAGATGGAATTGAATCAGGGTTTAGAAGAGCAGATTTGTCTTGGTATACGGTTGACCCTATTTTTTATACTAATGACAAACCTAGTGGTATTTCTGATGAGGATGAGGAATTTAACCCAGCAAGAAGGGTCTTTTTAGATGAAATTTTCCCCGATACAGATAGGCCACCGGGACAAACCTTATCTTTATTTCCTTTGGATCTTCATTATAGACCATCAGAACGTGGTCCTTACAATTATAATGATCTTGCTGCTGCGGATAATGTGTTACCAAATCCAGAAGATAATTTTGCGGGAATTACTCGTCAATTGACATCTACGAATTTTGAACAATCTAATGTTGAGTTTATCGAATTTTGGTTAATGGATCCATTTTTTGATCCAGGAGGTGGAGGTGCTCCATTGACAAATGCAACTGGTGGTACGATTGTTTTTAATTTAGGTAATATTAGTGAGGATGTTTTAAAAGATGGTAGGAAGCAGTATGAAAATGGACTTCCTGCGGATGGCACGGATACTGATACTTCTCCTACGGATTTCGGTAAAGTTCCGATTAATCAATCGTTGATTTATGCGTTTGATTCAGAAGGGCAAGCGAGAGTAAATCAAGATGCGGGATATGATGGGTTAAGTGATACTGAAGAAGTAGCTTCATTTCCAAGTTTCGATCCTAATGATCCGGCAAATGATAATTATAGGTATTTTTTGCAAGCAGAAGGAGGTATAGTGCAGCGTTATAATGATTATAACGGTACACAAGGAAACTCGCCAACTAGTGTCTCTAATGAAGATCGTGGTAATACTACATTTCCAACTGCAGAGGATGTGAATCGCGATAATACTATGAATACCATAGATAGTTATTTTGAGTACGAAATACCAATCTTTCCAGGTATGGATGTTGGTACTGATGGAGGAACTGGTTATGTTACTGATATTAGAGAAGGAAATAGAACTATTCTAAATGGTCAGAATCATGGGTATAGATGGCTTCGTTTTAAAGTCCCTATTTATGAGCCAACAAATGCAAGAAATATAAGTGATTTTAGATCAATTAGATTTATGAGGATGGTCGTTACTGGTTTTGATGAACCGGTAATATTAAGATTCGCGACATTGGATCTTGTGCGAGGAGATTATAGAAGATATGTTCAGCTTGGAAATGTTACGAATGATCCAACAAGTGGATTAAATATTTTTGGAGATAATGAAGTGTTAGTGACCTCAGTTAGTGAAGAAGAAACTCCTAATTATGTAACTCCTCCTGGAGTAAGAAGGGAAGAGTTGATAAACAATAATACCACAATAAGAGAAGATGAAAGATCATTAGCTTTAACAGTAAATGATCTACAAACCAATGATTCTAGAGGTGTCTACAAGAATTTTAATGTAGACATGCGTCAATATGAAAACCTTGAGTTATTCTTACATGCAGAAAACCTTCCTGGGCAATCTTCATTGACAAATGACGAATTAGTTGCCTTCGTAAGGATGGGTAATGATTTTACAAATAACTTTTATCAGATAGAATTACCGCTTCAAGTCTCTGATTTATCCAGTAGAGTTCCTGATGAGGTATGGCCGGAGGCTAATAGACTAAACCTTCCTTTAGAGTTTTTACAAGAAGTAAAAGCAACAGTTATAGGAGACGGTTCTTTAAATAGTACAAATCTTAACTTTTTCGATGGACCAAATAATCTAAGAGTTGGGATAAAAGGAAACCCGAATTTTGGAGACATTCAGGTGATGATGGTTGGTGTTAAAAATGCTAGTAATACAAATGAATCTGGTTCAGTTTGGTTTAATGAAATGCGTCTAAGTGATCTTAAGAATCGCGGTGGTTGGGCAGCTGTTGGTAGTATGGATGCTAATATTGCTGATTTTGCAACTGTGAGTGCTTCTGGTAGGATTAGTACAATAGGTTTTGGAGGTATAGAACAAGGGCCAAATGAGCGTAGTATCGAAGATGTTAAGCAATATGATCTTACTACGAATGTGAATTTAGGACAACTTTTGCCAAAGAAATGGGGGTTACAAGTGCCTTTTAACTATAGTAGGGGAGAAGAGCTTATTACGCCACAATATGATCCGGAATTTTTGGATTTAGAGTTACAGGATAGGTTAGATAATGAAACGAATCCTGAAGAAAAAGAACGTATAAGAAGGCAATCTGTAAATTATACAAAAAGACAAAGCTTTAATGTTATTGGGCTTAGAAAGGATAGGACGGGTGATAGTAAACCAATGCCTTATGATGTAGAGAATTTAGCTTTTTCGGGAACATACAATCAAACAGATCATCACGATTTTGAAATAGAAAATTCTTTGGATCAGAGTGTTCGTTTAGGTGGAACGTATGATTTTAGTTTTCAGCCTAAAGAAGTTGAACCCTTTAAAAAGATAAAGTTTTTAGGTAGGAGTAAGTATTTTGATTTAATTAAGGATTTTAACTTTAATCTTTTGCCGACTAGTATTTCAGTTAACTCTAATATTACAAGACAGTTTAATGAACAAGTGTTTAGGGACATAACATTAGGTCCAAATGATTTAAGGCTGCCCGCACTTACTCAACGTAATTTCTTGTTCGATTGGCAATATGGGATTAATTATAATTTGACAAAATCGCTTAATTTTAGTTTTAATTCGGCTAATAATAGAATTGTAAAGAATTTTATTGATGATGATGGTGTTGTAGATGATTCCATTGGTGTTTGGAGTGGATTATTTGATGTTGGTGATCCCAACTTCCATAGTCAACAGTTACAGGTTAATTATGAGATTCCGTTTAACAAAATTCCGTTATTAAAATTTTTGAGGACAACATATTCTTATTCTGCAGATTTTCAGTGGACTAAAGGAAGTGAAGCTTTGAAGAACTTAGATGGGATACCCGATTTAGGAAATACAATACAGAATGCAAATATTCATACTGTAAATGGTTCTTTAGATATGGGGACATTGTATAAATATGTAGGGTTGACCAAGAAGAAACCTGGAAGGAAGAGAGCAAAGAAAAAGAAGCAATCAAAAGAGGCTGATGGTAAAGATGCTGCTAAACCGGCTTTAGCTGATTCCAAGAAAAGAACTAAAAAGAAATCTAGTAAACTTACTATAGGAGATAAAGTGCTTAATACTGCAATAGGTCTGGTGACTGCGGTTAAGAAAGTTAATGTAAACTATCAACAGGATAACGGGATTTTCTTACCAGGTTACATTCGGGAACCAGGATTTGTTGGGACTTTAAAACCTACGGTTGGTTTTACATTTGGTAGTCAAGCAGAGATAAGGGATTTAGCTGCAAGAAATGGTTGGTTGACTTTGTATCAGGATTTTAACCAACAATATCGTGAAGTAGAAGGTAGGCAGCTAAATATACAGGCTTCAGTAGACTTGCTTAAGGATCTTAAGATTGATATTAGTGCCAATAGAAATTATTCCGAAACATATACGGAGAATTATAGAGTTAATTTAGATGTAGAGGATAATTTTGATGGGAATATAAATTTAGATAATCCATATTCGTCTTTAACGGGTAATACTTTTGGTAACTATACTGTTTCCACGCTATTAATTGGGACTGCGTTTAAGAAAAGTGACGAGTTTAACTCAGAAACTTTCGATAAGTTTCGAGAAAATAGGCTCATTATAGCAAGGCGTTTAGCGCTGGAAAGAGGAATAGATCCAGGAACTGGAAATAATTTTCCGGTTGGTCTAGGTCCTACGAATCAAGCGGTTCTTTTGCCTGCATTTCTAGCAGCGTATACAGGAGCAGATCCTCAAAATGTTCAGAAAGGGGCATTCCGAGATGTTCCTTTGCCTAATTGGGATATTAAATATACTGGTTTGATGAACTTAAAATGGTTTAAAAAACGTTTCAAGAGGTTTTCAATGGCGCACGGATATCGCGCGAATTATACGATTAATCAATTTCAGACAAATCTAGAGTTCAATCCTAATAATCCAGATGAATTAGATCAAGGAGATAATTTTAAGAACCCTGAATTATATGCTAATGTCAATCTTACGGAGCAGTTTAGTCCATTGATTAGGCTAGATATGGAAATGAAAAATTCTATAAAAATTCTTGCCGAATGGAAAAAAGATCGAGCTCTGTCGTTAAGTTTTGATAATAATTTACTTACCGAGATTCAGGGTAATGAGTATATCATAGGTCTTGGATATAGGGTGCAGGATCTTACTTTTGTTACTAAGATTGCTGGTAAAAAGACTACTTTAAAAAGTGATCTTAATTTTAGAGCTGATTTATCATTACGTCAGAATGAGACGATAATTAGATATTTAGATATAGATAATACGCAAGTTACTGCGGGGCAAGATATATATGGTATTAAGTTTACTACAGATTACGCATTAAGTAAAAACTTAACAGCGTTATTGTTTTACGATCATACTTTTTCTAAGTATTCAATTTCTACAGCTTTCCCGCAAACTACGATTAGAGGAGGCTTTACGTTAAGGTATAATTTTGGGAACTAA
- a CDS encoding VanZ family protein — protein MRRYLLVLAVLYTCVITWLSLAKVFIPIDIKVEGGDKIGHFLAYFVFAIVWFLPFFFSRKQPMSFSKSLWLSAVFGFLFGLLMEFFQAVLTSYRNSDWNDVLANTSGIILAVIVMVVLKNKLVSFRMKVS, from the coding sequence GTGCGTAGATATTTGCTTGTGCTAGCGGTATTGTATACCTGTGTGATAACTTGGTTATCTTTAGCAAAAGTTTTTATTCCAATTGATATTAAGGTTGAAGGAGGCGATAAAATCGGACACTTTTTAGCATATTTTGTATTTGCAATTGTTTGGTTTTTACCTTTCTTTTTTTCAAGAAAGCAACCAATGAGTTTTTCAAAGAGTTTATGGTTATCAGCTGTTTTTGGATTCCTGTTTGGATTGTTAATGGAATTTTTTCAAGCTGTACTAACAAGCTACAGAAATTCTGATTGGAATGATGTTTTAGCAAATACTTCTGGCATTATTTTGGCAGTAATAGTAATGGTAGTGCTTAAAAATAAATTAGTTAGCTTTAGGATGAAAGTGTCGTAA